A DNA window from Methylobacterium sp. NMS14P contains the following coding sequences:
- the eutC gene encoding ethanolamine ammonia-lyase subunit EutC has translation MSDEPTEPTRPGPPTLHDLRGLTQARVALGAHGAGLPTGAALAFGLDHARAREAVWTPLDAAAIREALTVQGLEAVEVRSAVTDRAEYLRRPDWGRALDPESAALLDGLGQGFDVAIVIADGLSATAVALNAVPAAAALAARARRAGWSLAPVVVASQGRVAIGDPIGARLGARCVVVLIGERPGLSASDSLGCYVTFGPAPGLPDSRRNCISNIRQDGLAVEAAVGQMEALLRAMLAQGTSGVALRREDPVDPPPLPDARD, from the coding sequence GTGAGCGACGAGCCGACCGAGCCGACCCGCCCGGGCCCCCCGACGCTGCACGACCTGCGCGGGCTGACCCAGGCGCGCGTCGCGCTGGGCGCGCACGGCGCCGGCCTCCCGACCGGCGCGGCGCTCGCCTTCGGCCTCGACCACGCCCGCGCCCGCGAGGCGGTGTGGACGCCCCTCGACGCGGCCGCGATTCGCGAGGCGCTGACGGTCCAGGGCCTGGAGGCGGTGGAGGTCCGCTCGGCCGTGACCGACCGGGCGGAGTACCTGCGCCGGCCGGACTGGGGCCGGGCCCTCGATCCGGAATCCGCGGCGCTGCTCGACGGGCTCGGACAAGGCTTCGACGTCGCCATCGTGATCGCCGACGGGCTCTCGGCGACGGCGGTCGCGCTGAACGCGGTCCCGGCCGCCGCGGCGCTCGCGGCGCGGGCGCGGCGGGCCGGCTGGAGCCTGGCGCCCGTGGTCGTGGCGAGCCAGGGGCGGGTGGCGATCGGCGATCCGATCGGGGCCCGGCTCGGGGCGCGCTGCGTCGTGGTGCTGATCGGGGAGCGGCCGGGCCTGTCGGCCTCCGACAGCCTGGGCTGCTACGTCACGTTCGGCCCGGCGCCGGGGCTGCCCGACTCGCGGCGCAACTGCATCTCGAACATCCGGCAGGACGGCCTGGCGGTCGAGGCGGCCGTCGGCCAGATGGAGGCGCTGCTGCGGGCGATGCTGGCCCAGGGCACCAGCGGCGTCGCGCTGCGCCGGGAGGATCCCGTCGATCCGCCGCCTCTCCCGGACGCGCGGGACTGA
- a CDS encoding ethanolamine ammonia-lyase subunit EutB encodes MAYATTIEGTRFTFPDLRSLLAKATPERSGDQLAGLCADGPVERLAAQIALADLPLKTFLAEELIPSDEDEVSDLIARRHDAAAFAPVSSLTVGAFREWLLAPAADADALAALAPGLTPEMVAAVSKICRLQDLVAVAAKRPVVTRFRSTIGLPGRLATRNQPNHPTDSSEGILISALDGLLMGSGDAVIGVNPATDSLPDYIRIVELLETLRLRLDVPTQHCCLGHVTVAIEAMARGAPVDLVFQSVAGSQKANAGFGVDLAVLREASDAARSLGRCLEGGQYMYFETGQGSALSAEAHWGVDQQTMEARAYAVAREFDPLLVNTVVGFIGPEYLYNGKQIIRAGLEDHFCGKLLGLPMGVDVCYTNHADADGEDMDALLTLLCAAGVNFVITVPGADDVMLNYQSLSHHDAVFARETLGRRPAPEFEAWLRDVRITDAQGRLASATGALPPALAEASRLLPGRAA; translated from the coding sequence ATGGCCTACGCGACGACGATCGAAGGTACGCGCTTCACCTTCCCGGACCTGCGCAGCCTGCTCGCCAAGGCCACGCCGGAGCGCTCGGGCGACCAGCTCGCCGGGCTCTGCGCCGACGGGCCGGTAGAGCGCCTGGCCGCGCAGATCGCCCTCGCCGACCTGCCGCTCAAGACCTTCCTGGCCGAGGAGCTGATCCCCTCGGACGAGGACGAGGTCTCGGACCTCATCGCCCGCCGGCACGACGCGGCGGCCTTCGCGCCGGTCTCGTCGCTGACGGTCGGCGCCTTCCGCGAGTGGCTGCTCGCGCCCGCCGCCGACGCGGACGCCCTCGCCGCGCTCGCGCCCGGCCTCACGCCCGAGATGGTCGCGGCGGTCTCCAAGATCTGCCGGCTGCAGGACCTCGTCGCCGTCGCCGCCAAGCGGCCGGTGGTGACGCGCTTCCGCTCGACCATCGGCCTGCCCGGTCGGCTCGCCACCCGCAACCAGCCCAACCACCCGACCGACTCGTCCGAGGGCATCCTGATCTCGGCCCTCGACGGCCTGCTGATGGGCTCGGGCGACGCGGTGATCGGCGTGAACCCGGCCACCGATTCCCTGCCGGACTACATCCGCATCGTCGAGCTGCTGGAGACCCTGCGGCTGCGCCTCGACGTGCCGACCCAGCACTGCTGCCTCGGCCACGTCACGGTGGCGATCGAGGCCATGGCCCGTGGAGCGCCCGTCGACCTCGTGTTCCAGTCGGTGGCCGGCTCGCAGAAAGCCAATGCCGGCTTCGGCGTCGACCTCGCCGTCCTGCGCGAGGCCTCGGACGCGGCGCGGTCGCTCGGCCGCTGCCTGGAGGGCGGCCAATACATGTACTTCGAGACCGGCCAGGGCTCGGCCCTCTCGGCGGAGGCGCACTGGGGCGTCGACCAGCAGACGATGGAGGCGCGCGCCTACGCGGTGGCGCGAGAGTTCGATCCCCTCCTCGTCAACACGGTCGTGGGCTTCATCGGTCCCGAATATCTCTACAACGGCAAGCAGATCATCCGCGCCGGATTGGAGGACCACTTCTGCGGCAAGCTGCTCGGCCTGCCGATGGGCGTGGACGTCTGCTACACCAACCATGCCGACGCCGACGGCGAGGACATGGACGCGCTCCTGACCCTGCTGTGCGCGGCCGGCGTCAACTTCGTCATCACCGTGCCGGGGGCGGACGACGTGATGCTGAACTACCAGTCGCTGTCGCACCACGACGCGGTCTTCGCCCGCGAGACGTTGGGGCGCCGTCCGGCCCCGGAATTCGAGGCGTGGCTGCGGGACGTGCGGATCACGGACGCGCAGGGCCGGCTGGCCAGCGCGACGGGCGCGCTGCCCCCGGCCCTCGCCGAGGCGTCCCGGCTGCTGCCGGGGAGGGCCGCGTGA
- a CDS encoding L,D-transpeptidase produces the protein MMTDDRKAGGLDGRGRLGCEAALLSRRSFLAGSALGIGALSLGGCGTTDTLLMAEAAKTYGPMPNEKFPIPAVDVSKVNPKYYRRTVQYASSEAPGTIVVDPANYYVYRIEGDGTATRYGANVGRQGFLWNGDAYVGRKSEWATWTPPKEMIRRQPEAAKYARGMPGGLDNPLGARTLHLYQNGAYTLYTIYASSDAESIGTGITSGCVGLLSQDMIHLYARTPVKTKVVVLPA, from the coding sequence ATGATGACGGACGATCGCAAGGCCGGCGGGCTCGACGGGCGCGGGCGCCTCGGATGCGAGGCGGCACTTCTCAGCCGCCGGTCGTTCCTGGCCGGCTCCGCCCTCGGGATCGGCGCCCTCTCGCTCGGCGGGTGCGGAACGACCGACACCCTGCTCATGGCCGAGGCGGCGAAGACCTACGGGCCGATGCCGAACGAGAAGTTCCCGATCCCGGCGGTCGACGTCAGCAAGGTCAACCCGAAATACTATCGGCGGACCGTCCAGTACGCCTCGTCGGAGGCGCCCGGCACGATCGTGGTCGATCCCGCCAACTATTACGTCTACCGCATCGAGGGCGACGGCACGGCCACGCGCTACGGCGCCAATGTCGGCCGCCAGGGCTTCCTGTGGAACGGCGACGCCTATGTCGGCCGCAAGTCCGAGTGGGCGACGTGGACCCCGCCCAAGGAGATGATCCGGCGCCAGCCCGAGGCCGCGAAGTACGCCCGCGGCATGCCCGGCGGCCTCGACAACCCGCTCGGTGCCCGCACGCTGCACCTCTACCAGAACGGCGCCTACACGCTCTACACGATCTACGCGAGCAGCGACGCCGAATCGATCGGCACGGGCATCACCAGCGGCTGCGTCGGCCTGCTCAGCCAGGACATGATCCACCTCTACGCGCGCACGCCGGTGAAGACGAAGGTGGTCGTGCTGCCGGCCTGA
- a CDS encoding SDR family NAD(P)-dependent oxidoreductase produces the protein MDLGLRGRRALVTGGTKGIGGAIVDLLADEGAAVAFCARNAAEVAAKVADLRGRGVAATGRAVDVADSAALRGWVAEAAEELGGLDVVVPNVSALAVGSDEAAWRSGFAVDMMGTVTAVDAAMPFLERSGAGAIVVISSVSGREIDFAAGPYGAFKAALIHYAQGLAFQLAPRNIRANSVSPGNTYFAGGVWHQIETGNPALFAEALRLNPTGRMARPEEVARAAVFLASPAASFITGTNLVVDGSLTRGVQF, from the coding sequence ATGGATCTCGGCCTCAGGGGCCGCCGGGCACTGGTGACCGGCGGCACGAAGGGCATCGGCGGGGCGATCGTCGACCTGCTGGCAGACGAGGGGGCGGCGGTCGCCTTCTGCGCCCGTAACGCCGCGGAGGTCGCCGCCAAGGTGGCGGACCTGCGCGGCAGGGGCGTGGCGGCGACCGGGCGCGCCGTCGACGTGGCCGACTCCGCCGCCCTGCGCGGCTGGGTCGCCGAGGCCGCGGAGGAGCTCGGCGGCCTCGACGTCGTGGTGCCGAACGTGAGCGCCCTCGCGGTCGGCAGCGACGAGGCGGCGTGGCGGAGCGGCTTCGCCGTCGACATGATGGGCACGGTCACGGCGGTCGATGCGGCGATGCCGTTCCTCGAGCGCTCCGGGGCCGGCGCGATCGTCGTCATCTCCAGCGTCTCCGGGCGCGAGATCGACTTCGCGGCCGGTCCCTACGGCGCCTTCAAGGCGGCGCTGATCCACTACGCGCAGGGGCTGGCCTTCCAGCTCGCGCCCCGGAACATCCGCGCCAACTCGGTCTCGCCCGGCAACACCTACTTCGCGGGCGGCGTCTGGCACCAGATCGAGACCGGCAACCCGGCGCTGTTCGCCGAGGCGCTGCGGCTGAACCCGACCGGCCGGATGGCGCGGCCCGAGGAGGTGGCGCGCGCGGCCGTCTTCCTGGCCAGTCCGGCCGCCAGCTTCATCACCGGCACCAACCTCGTGGTCGACGGCAGCCTGACCCGCGGCGTGCAGTTCTGA